The Pseudoalteromonas sp. UG3-2 genome contains a region encoding:
- a CDS encoding hemin-degrading factor — protein sequence MTTELIQQYKDILAEEPRTRAVDAAMRLGVSEAELLAAQQYHSVTATVTRLDESKIAEILKQLKKLGKVMALTRNGSVVNEIKGVYEKLYISDNNGKLSGIAINPGGIDLRLFLYRWHSAFLVESDNHSSVQFFDKHGRAVHKVFTTADSDVNEVVNLKARFQLDSPAPLQVAAVAAKEVAQVNPSAEHLEEFRTGWAELADVHHFPKLLEKHQLERLQALELVGSPWAFELENVDLETILSAAKSAEQEIMAFVGNDGAVQIFSGKVSNLKQVGPWYNVLDPDFNLHVKTAELSRAFVVRKPTDNGDTVVTSIEFFDANRDTVLTLFGRRTEGKKQTSEWQALCDKLSNKAQAAA from the coding sequence ATGACCACAGAACTTATTCAACAATATAAAGATATTTTAGCCGAAGAGCCACGCACCAGAGCCGTGGATGCCGCCATGCGATTAGGCGTGAGTGAAGCTGAGCTACTTGCGGCGCAGCAATATCACAGTGTTACTGCCACCGTAACCCGCTTGGATGAAAGCAAAATTGCTGAAATATTAAAACAGCTTAAGAAGCTTGGCAAAGTCATGGCGTTGACACGAAACGGCAGCGTCGTTAACGAAATAAAAGGCGTCTATGAAAAGCTGTATATTTCTGACAACAACGGCAAGCTCAGTGGCATTGCCATTAATCCGGGTGGCATTGATTTAAGGCTATTTTTGTATCGTTGGCACAGTGCGTTTTTAGTCGAAAGCGATAACCACAGCAGCGTGCAATTCTTTGATAAACATGGTCGTGCGGTACATAAGGTCTTTACCACGGCAGACTCTGACGTTAATGAGGTGGTGAATTTAAAGGCTCGTTTTCAGTTAGACTCGCCAGCGCCTTTGCAGGTTGCAGCGGTTGCAGCCAAAGAAGTAGCGCAGGTGAATCCAAGTGCAGAGCATTTAGAGGAGTTCAGAACAGGTTGGGCGGAGTTGGCCGACGTTCATCACTTTCCAAAACTGCTAGAAAAGCATCAGCTTGAGCGTTTACAAGCCTTGGAGCTGGTGGGCTCACCTTGGGCATTTGAACTGGAAAACGTCGATCTGGAAACCATATTAAGCGCCGCTAAGTCTGCAGAGCAAGAGATCATGGCGTTTGTGGGGAACGACGGCGCGGTGCAAATTTTCTCTGGTAAGGTGAGTAACTTAAAGCAGGTAGGGCCTTGGTATAACGTGCTGGATCCCGACTTTAATTTACACGTGAAAACCGCTGAGCTCAGCCGCGCTTTTGTGGTGAGAAAGCCAACCGACAATGGCGACACAGTCGTCACTTCTATCGAGTTTTTTGATGCCAATCGCGACACGGTATTAACCTTATTCGGTCGCCGTACAGAGGGCAAGAAACAAACCTCAGAGTGGCAGGCGTTGTGTGACAAGTTAAGCAATAAAGCTCAAGCTGCAGCGTAA
- a CDS encoding TonB-dependent receptor domain-containing protein, with amino-acid sequence MRLSKLTLSIALAGCSALTATASANTDTQNSAVKTDLDAVTVTATRTEKTVVQSAQAVNVVTQEQIERTLDSSVFDTLDTLPNVSANGGPRATGHKFNIRGFSDAEDVMVTIDGMLQTFEKYRMGSLFTDPELYRTINIKRGTSTVLHGGGALGGVVQFELKNAADFLAPGETAGAKVKLGYDSNNQQQNGSVFAFARPTESLDLLAAVIKRDSDDWELSNGETLDNSAIENTSVLLKGEYFLSDDAIVSASHTETSDSQRTEFNTTDPGAWGTVYREVDQAVTNLSYELNPANNRYLNLTAKLGYSSSQVTESDGVGMLEDYIGLESNYEYNIATLDVMNTTSLDNHTFTYGLQYTDKERIGEKTALPCLQVNYETYACLQYGTEPETSEMTSQPGGSQTRTGLYIQDEFQWQQLTLVAGLRYEHYRTSATSRFEQQFAELDTDVSHSDWAGALSASYQITPSLAVFANRQEGFRAPLIDELYDQYGGRNPGLNLDVEYSDNTELGVNYQVQNVLTDNDSLTARFIYFDITVDDEITSLTSSTLNPLPAPRYANRASNDRDGIEFELNFATADFYTNLSYSDIDGEDQNGEHLWYLPADKLALDLGTSLLDKSVQVGVKVVHRGARDVQVMDRATRQYSTQTQQSFTLTSLYASWDVNSAINLRVAVDNAFDKEYKLMAGTGGGIGDYGFGRNIKTQLSWRF; translated from the coding sequence ATGCGTTTATCAAAATTAACCTTATCCATTGCCCTTGCGGGTTGCTCAGCCCTGACAGCCACTGCTTCAGCAAACACCGACACCCAAAACAGCGCGGTGAAAACCGATCTCGACGCGGTTACCGTTACTGCCACTCGAACTGAGAAAACCGTTGTGCAATCGGCGCAAGCGGTGAACGTAGTCACCCAAGAGCAAATTGAACGCACCCTAGACAGCAGTGTTTTTGACACCCTTGATACCTTACCGAATGTGTCTGCCAATGGCGGCCCAAGAGCCACTGGTCATAAGTTTAATATACGCGGTTTCAGTGATGCCGAAGATGTCATGGTGACCATTGACGGCATGCTACAAACCTTTGAAAAATACCGCATGGGTAGCCTGTTCACCGACCCAGAATTATACCGCACGATTAATATTAAAAGAGGCACCAGTACTGTGCTTCATGGTGGTGGGGCACTCGGTGGCGTAGTGCAGTTTGAGCTGAAAAACGCCGCCGACTTTTTAGCGCCAGGCGAAACGGCCGGCGCCAAAGTAAAGCTGGGCTATGACAGCAATAACCAACAGCAAAACGGCTCTGTATTTGCTTTTGCCAGACCCACAGAATCATTAGACTTATTGGCTGCTGTTATTAAGCGAGATAGTGACGACTGGGAGTTATCAAATGGTGAAACCTTAGATAATTCCGCCATCGAAAACACCTCAGTATTGCTGAAAGGGGAGTACTTTCTAAGCGACGACGCCATCGTAAGCGCCAGTCATACTGAAACCTCAGACAGTCAACGCACCGAGTTTAACACCACAGATCCCGGCGCATGGGGCACCGTTTACCGTGAAGTTGATCAGGCGGTGACAAACTTAAGCTATGAGCTTAATCCGGCTAATAATCGCTATTTGAATCTTACCGCTAAACTGGGTTACAGCAGCAGCCAAGTCACAGAAAGCGATGGCGTTGGCATGTTAGAGGATTACATCGGCTTGGAGTCAAACTACGAGTACAACATTGCCACTCTAGATGTGATGAATACCACCAGCCTCGACAACCATACTTTCACCTATGGCCTGCAATACACCGACAAAGAACGCATTGGCGAGAAAACCGCACTGCCTTGTTTGCAAGTGAACTATGAAACTTATGCTTGCCTGCAATATGGCACTGAGCCTGAAACATCGGAAATGACCTCTCAACCTGGTGGCTCACAAACACGGACTGGGCTTTATATTCAAGATGAATTTCAATGGCAACAGTTAACCTTAGTGGCAGGCCTACGTTACGAGCATTATCGTACTTCAGCCACAAGCCGCTTTGAACAGCAATTCGCTGAGTTAGATACCGACGTGAGTCACAGTGACTGGGCCGGTGCACTCAGTGCAAGCTATCAAATAACGCCATCGCTGGCGGTATTTGCCAACCGTCAAGAAGGTTTTAGAGCCCCCTTAATCGATGAACTCTATGACCAATATGGCGGCAGAAACCCAGGTCTAAACTTAGATGTTGAATACAGTGACAACACTGAGCTTGGGGTGAATTATCAAGTACAAAATGTGCTAACCGACAATGATTCTTTAACCGCTCGGTTTATTTATTTTGATATTACCGTCGACGATGAAATCACCTCGCTGACCAGCAGTACTCTTAACCCGCTTCCGGCGCCACGTTACGCTAATCGCGCCAGCAACGACAGAGACGGCATTGAGTTTGAGCTGAACTTCGCCACCGCAGATTTCTACACGAATTTGTCTTACAGTGACATCGATGGTGAAGACCAAAATGGCGAGCACTTATGGTACTTGCCTGCAGATAAGTTGGCACTGGATTTGGGCACCTCACTGCTTGATAAGTCTGTGCAAGTGGGTGTCAAAGTGGTTCACCGTGGTGCGCGAGACGTTCAGGTGATGGACAGAGCCACCAGACAATATTCTACCCAAACCCAACAAAGCTTCACCCTAACTAGCTTGTATGCCAGCTGGGACGTGAATAGTGCCATTAACCTTAGAGTGGCCGTCGATAATGCCTTTGATAAAGAATATAAACTGATGGCTGGCACCGGTGGTGGTATTGGTGACTATGGCTTTGGCCGCAATATCAAAACTCAACTTAGCTGGCGCTTTTAA
- a CDS encoding biopolymer transporter ExbD: protein MLELPPVRTQNLTADLTALLDVLFIVLVFLLLSVAVKLNVLEVSLPSAGESGEVVLEQPPKVISLTYSQGEVSYALDEQPFSAEHTLIQAVAHLDQTQPIYLAVDKRVPSEDLVGLFAELSKLEIAIANIVVKSE, encoded by the coding sequence ATGCTTGAGCTTCCACCTGTGAGAACGCAGAACCTCACTGCTGATTTAACCGCACTTTTAGATGTTCTCTTTATTGTGTTGGTGTTTTTGTTGTTAAGTGTGGCGGTTAAATTAAATGTCCTTGAAGTGAGTTTACCCAGTGCAGGAGAAAGTGGCGAAGTGGTATTAGAGCAGCCGCCGAAAGTGATCAGTCTTACTTACAGTCAGGGCGAAGTGTCGTACGCCTTAGATGAGCAGCCTTTTAGCGCCGAGCATACATTGATCCAAGCAGTGGCCCATTTAGATCAAACTCAACCGATTTATCTGGCCGTGGATAAGCGTGTTCCCAGCGAAGATTTGGTGGGCCTGTTTGCTGAGCTTAGCAAATTAGAAATAGCCATTGCTAACATAGTAGTTAAAAGCGAATAA
- a CDS encoding MotA/TolQ/ExbB proton channel family protein, with protein MQSWFQQLGLMQWPFLVISIVALAVIIERAWVLSQAWHRVKTLTKGAFAEQFKCHDSASLKVQRYVFEWRKRLVLLSIIGTLSPLMGLFGTVWGLVLMFQTIAQTQQAVTPALLADGLWEAMYSTMAGLAIAMPCLLVYGVFQAWVERLQSELVLLSNEHFSAGAAHA; from the coding sequence ATGCAATCATGGTTTCAACAATTAGGCCTTATGCAGTGGCCATTTCTGGTGATTTCAATTGTCGCCTTAGCGGTCATTATTGAGCGAGCTTGGGTACTGAGCCAAGCTTGGCATAGGGTGAAAACCCTAACAAAAGGCGCATTTGCCGAGCAATTTAAATGTCACGACAGCGCTTCGTTAAAGGTACAGCGTTATGTATTTGAGTGGCGCAAAAGACTGGTATTGCTGAGCATCATTGGCACGTTAAGCCCCTTAATGGGCTTATTCGGCACCGTTTGGGGCTTAGTGCTTATGTTTCAAACCATTGCGCAAACTCAGCAAGCCGTAACCCCCGCTTTATTGGCCGATGGCTTATGGGAAGCCATGTACTCAACCATGGCTGGCTTGGCTATTGCGATGCCGTGCCTGCTGGTTTATGGGGTATTTCAAGCTTGGGTGGAACGCCTACAAAGCGAACTGGTGCTGCTGAGCAATGAACATTTTAGCGCCGGAGCAGCCCATGCTTGA
- a CDS encoding energy transducer TonB, producing MAHKQADTVQSLAIAFTTPVIKQETQPVPEPQVEARSSKAKKELPASSEFNNSKAKLKTTKPQPPVPEPATAVAKTTAKPTHTPEPKKMVQHQVQEKEPPTTQNTEETLKHTDADATQLATAKQLNQQNSVSNTPVRLDELPLFKSPRPPLSYPLRAKRRGLEGISVFEIELNTQGEIVQLTLLKSSGYDSLDRAAKENVKQWQFHPVKQNGHAVKAQFTVPIEFKLT from the coding sequence GTGGCACATAAGCAAGCTGACACCGTACAGTCATTGGCTATTGCTTTTACAACACCAGTGATTAAGCAAGAGACTCAGCCTGTACCTGAGCCGCAAGTAGAGGCACGCTCTAGTAAGGCAAAAAAAGAATTGCCAGCGAGCAGTGAGTTTAACAACAGTAAAGCTAAGCTGAAAACGACGAAACCTCAGCCGCCAGTGCCTGAACCCGCAACCGCAGTGGCAAAAACCACAGCAAAACCAACACACACCCCTGAGCCTAAAAAAATGGTTCAACACCAGGTGCAAGAAAAAGAGCCGCCAACCACCCAAAATACCGAGGAAACATTAAAGCACACAGACGCAGACGCCACGCAGTTGGCCACGGCAAAACAGCTAAACCAGCAAAATAGTGTCAGCAATACTCCGGTGCGTCTCGATGAGCTGCCTTTATTTAAGTCGCCAAGGCCACCACTGAGCTACCCACTTAGAGCGAAGCGGCGTGGTTTAGAAGGGATCAGTGTGTTTGAAATTGAACTCAATACCCAAGGCGAAATTGTCCAGCTAACGCTGCTAAAAAGCAGTGGCTACGACAGCCTAGACCGTGCTGCCAAAGAAAATGTTAAACAGTGGCAGTTTCATCCGGTAAAACAAAATGGCCACGCGGTTAAAGCCCAGTTCACTGTGCCAATCGAATTCAAATTAACCTAA
- a CDS encoding heme/hemin ABC transporter substrate-binding protein, which produces MKVQIRHLFTIAVLLLTSMQSVKADPAPQRVVVAGGSITEIIYALGEQQRIAGVDSTSIFPLAATKKPQIGYVRKINVEGVLSLNPDLLLGEADTGPEKVVKQLQQTGLNSHIFSDNDNLAGVEEKIAKVAELLGVSEKGQTLIETIQADRQALSHVLKQVEHQPKVLFVLSLRGGQPIVAGKGTSADEVITAAGGINIAANHFNNWKPLSTEAAIAMNPDVIISMGRHGEDSTPDLSQVPHFQFSNAVKNDQVIVLDGVYLLSMSPRTPQAVVELATLLHPEAQLPSGYGFRFASSSKASESL; this is translated from the coding sequence ATGAAAGTTCAAATTCGTCATTTATTCACTATTGCTGTATTACTGCTTACTTCTATGCAGTCCGTTAAAGCGGATCCTGCGCCACAAAGAGTGGTGGTTGCCGGTGGTTCTATTACAGAGATCATCTATGCGTTAGGTGAACAACAGCGCATTGCCGGTGTCGATAGCACCAGTATTTTTCCTCTCGCAGCCACCAAAAAGCCGCAAATTGGTTACGTTAGAAAAATTAATGTCGAAGGCGTGTTGTCACTGAACCCAGATTTGTTATTAGGTGAGGCTGATACCGGCCCAGAAAAAGTCGTTAAGCAACTGCAACAAACCGGGTTAAACAGTCATATTTTTAGTGATAATGATAATTTAGCTGGGGTGGAAGAAAAAATTGCCAAAGTGGCAGAGCTACTGGGTGTCAGCGAAAAAGGTCAAACTTTGATTGAGACTATCCAAGCAGACCGCCAGGCATTAAGCCATGTGCTCAAGCAAGTTGAACACCAGCCTAAGGTGTTATTTGTATTAAGTTTGCGCGGCGGCCAACCCATAGTGGCTGGCAAAGGCACATCCGCAGACGAAGTCATTACTGCCGCAGGAGGCATTAATATCGCCGCCAACCACTTTAACAACTGGAAGCCTTTGTCTACAGAAGCTGCCATTGCCATGAACCCTGATGTGATTATTAGCATGGGTCGCCACGGCGAAGATAGCACACCAGACTTGAGCCAAGTTCCCCATTTTCAATTTTCCAATGCGGTGAAAAACGATCAGGTGATAGTACTGGATGGCGTGTACTTATTAAGCATGAGTCCACGCACGCCACAAGCAGTGGTGGAGCTAGCTACTTTACTGCACCCAGAGGCACAACTACCGAGCGGTTATGGTTTTCGCTTTGCCAGCTCTTCAAAAGCCAGTGAGTCGCTGTAA
- a CDS encoding FecCD family ABC transporter permease: MLALNQSLLSPDVARKWMLLGLAVAVLGVSFLALAIGGVDISLERLVTILFSSQTNSLEQAVIWQIRLPRLVLALVVGAGLGACGAAMQAIFRNPLADPGLIGISSGAALGAISTIVLGSTLLSDFSAYYGIYAVPIGAFLGCLAICSIIYRLSSQGNRFTIVSLLLAGIAVNAIVGAVIGILTLISSDEQLRDLTFWSMGSLAGNSFMMMLPSLVLMLACCIGFSRLAQPLNLYLLGEQQAKHLGVNVVSLKKQVFVFTALCTGAAVALTGIIGFVGFIVPHIVRLLIGPDHRYLLPASMLGGAILLCLADLMARTLILPSELPIGLITSALGGPFFLIMLLKTYRIKEL; encoded by the coding sequence ATGCTGGCGCTAAATCAATCGTTATTGTCGCCTGATGTGGCGCGCAAATGGATGTTGCTGGGCTTAGCGGTTGCAGTGCTCGGCGTTAGCTTTTTAGCCTTAGCCATCGGTGGGGTGGATATCTCGTTAGAGCGCCTAGTCACGATTTTATTTTCTTCTCAAACAAACAGTTTGGAGCAGGCCGTGATCTGGCAAATTAGATTGCCACGATTAGTGCTGGCACTCGTGGTCGGTGCAGGCCTTGGGGCATGCGGCGCCGCGATGCAGGCAATTTTTCGCAACCCGCTGGCCGACCCTGGACTCATTGGTATTTCCAGTGGTGCCGCGCTTGGTGCTATCAGTACCATAGTGCTGGGCAGCACCTTGCTCAGTGATTTCTCGGCTTATTATGGTATCTATGCCGTGCCGATTGGGGCGTTTTTAGGCTGCCTTGCCATTTGCAGCATTATCTATCGCCTATCGAGTCAAGGAAACCGCTTCACCATTGTCAGTTTATTATTAGCAGGCATTGCAGTGAATGCCATTGTCGGCGCTGTAATCGGTATTTTAACCCTGATCAGCAGCGATGAGCAGTTACGCGATTTAACTTTTTGGAGCATGGGCTCGCTTGCTGGTAACAGCTTTATGATGATGCTGCCATCGTTAGTATTGATGTTGGCTTGCTGCATTGGCTTTAGCCGTTTAGCGCAACCGTTAAACCTGTATCTATTGGGTGAGCAACAAGCTAAGCACCTTGGCGTAAACGTGGTCAGTTTAAAAAAACAGGTGTTTGTGTTTACCGCCTTATGCACCGGAGCGGCTGTGGCCTTAACCGGGATCATTGGTTTTGTGGGCTTCATCGTGCCCCACATTGTGCGCTTACTCATCGGCCCCGATCACCGCTACTTACTGCCAGCCTCCATGCTAGGTGGCGCGATATTGTTATGTTTAGCCGATTTGATGGCACGCACGCTTATCTTACCCTCTGAGCTGCCGATTGGGCTCATTACCAGTGCTTTGGGCGGCCCGTTTTTCTTAATTATGCTGCTGAAAACCTACCGAATAAAGGAGCTGTAA
- a CDS encoding heme ABC transporter ATP-binding protein, producing the protein MLSAKQLTVAVGAKKLLNEVDFSLSPGELAVVLGPNGAGKSTLLKALCGDVSLQAGEVRYHDKPILQYSAQQLSRIRAVLTQQYDCEFPFSVQEIVDMSHYVHQHQISPTRLKQFSLQALETLSVAHLTKRSFTQLSGGEKQRVQFARVLCQLLPTLEQQQPCYLMIDEPTASLDLFHQYQVMALAKDIAKQGAGVVAVVHDLALAASFADTVYLLQQGELVASGTPDAVLAKQQLKHTYGIDAELTQVGDFLPALGVAKSFDLRAAQP; encoded by the coding sequence ATGCTAAGTGCAAAACAATTAACGGTTGCTGTGGGAGCCAAAAAGCTTCTTAATGAGGTTGACTTCAGCTTGTCGCCTGGGGAGCTGGCGGTGGTGCTTGGACCAAACGGCGCGGGGAAATCGACCTTATTAAAGGCCCTTTGCGGTGACGTTAGTTTGCAAGCAGGCGAGGTACGTTATCATGACAAACCCATATTGCAGTATAGCGCTCAACAACTATCTCGTATTCGCGCCGTACTGACTCAACAATACGACTGTGAATTTCCCTTTAGCGTGCAAGAAATCGTGGATATGTCTCATTATGTTCACCAACATCAAATCTCGCCTACACGGCTAAAACAGTTCTCACTGCAAGCGCTAGAGACATTATCGGTTGCCCACCTGACCAAGCGTAGCTTTACGCAATTATCAGGCGGAGAAAAACAAAGAGTGCAGTTTGCGCGGGTGTTGTGTCAGTTATTACCAACCTTAGAACAACAACAACCTTGTTATTTAATGATTGATGAGCCTACGGCAAGTTTAGACTTATTTCATCAATACCAAGTGATGGCACTCGCTAAAGACATCGCCAAACAGGGAGCTGGCGTGGTTGCCGTGGTCCATGACTTAGCATTGGCTGCCAGTTTTGCCGACACCGTTTACTTGCTCCAACAAGGTGAGCTAGTTGCGTCCGGTACGCCCGATGCCGTGCTTGCTAAGCAACAACTGAAACACACCTATGGCATTGATGCCGAGCTCACTCAGGTGGGTGACTTTCTGCCCGCGTTAGGGGTGGCAAAAAGCTTCGACTTGCGTGCCGCCCAACCCTAG
- a CDS encoding nucleotide triphosphate diphosphatase NUDT15, whose amino-acid sequence MNEAVRVGVAVVIIREQKILLGERIGAHGANTWATPGGHLEFGEEIAECAKREVQEETGLTVTEVTRLGFSNDIFAAENKHYITLFVAAKVASGEAQVLEPNKCLHWRWFDLAQLPQPLFLSLANFLAKDKTLLQQL is encoded by the coding sequence ATGAATGAAGCAGTACGAGTGGGCGTCGCGGTGGTAATTATCCGCGAGCAAAAGATTTTATTAGGTGAGCGAATTGGTGCCCATGGGGCCAATACTTGGGCCACTCCTGGCGGGCATCTAGAATTTGGTGAAGAAATTGCGGAGTGCGCCAAGCGAGAAGTGCAAGAAGAAACTGGGCTGACAGTGACAGAAGTAACGCGGTTAGGGTTTAGTAACGACATTTTTGCTGCGGAGAATAAGCACTACATTACACTGTTTGTCGCCGCTAAAGTCGCAAGCGGCGAGGCGCAAGTGCTCGAACCAAACAAGTGTTTGCATTGGCGCTGGTTTGATTTAGCGCAGTTACCGCAGCCGTTATTTTTATCCTTAGCAAATTTCTTAGCCAAGGATAAAACGCTTTTGCAACAGCTCTAA
- a CDS encoding DUF1289 domain-containing protein, with protein MTVSSTTTESPCIRKCCLDDNDICLGCFRTLEQITGWTSFTDKQKRDVLQNCEQKRQQIKLAQSDE; from the coding sequence ATGACAGTGTCGAGTACCACTACAGAGTCGCCTTGTATCCGCAAATGCTGCTTGGACGATAACGACATTTGCCTAGGTTGTTTCCGGACATTAGAGCAGATCACAGGCTGGACGAGTTTTACTGATAAACAAAAGCGTGATGTATTGCAAAACTGTGAACAAAAGCGGCAACAAATAAAATTGGCGCAAAGCGATGAATGA